Proteins from a genomic interval of Acidimicrobiia bacterium:
- a CDS encoding response regulator transcription factor: MVGNLGHSSTESLSILIVEDDDNIAEPLIEGLSNHGFNPVRAKNAQDAFNLIHKTQFVLLDLGLPDLDGTEVCRRIRRSSDIPIIVVTARDDEIDRVQLLELGADDYIIKPFSFRELVARIGAVQRRSVPSGATTVENQRLGSIEIDRSARRVWVNGAEVDLTPKEYDLLAYLASEPGVVRTREAIISSVWDEFWWGPTNTLDVHIAALRRKLGQHNLIVTLRGVGYRLDVEGE, from the coding sequence ATGGTGGGCAACCTTGGCCATTCCTCAACTGAGAGCCTGTCAATTTTGATAGTTGAGGATGACGACAATATTGCGGAGCCGTTGATTGAAGGATTATCGAATCATGGCTTCAACCCGGTACGGGCAAAAAATGCTCAGGATGCATTTAACCTAATTCACAAGACGCAGTTTGTTCTGCTTGATCTTGGCCTGCCTGACCTCGATGGGACTGAGGTGTGCCGGCGAATCCGTCGTAGCAGCGACATTCCAATAATTGTTGTGACCGCTAGAGACGATGAGATAGATCGTGTACAACTTCTTGAGCTGGGTGCTGACGACTATATAATAAAGCCGTTCAGTTTCCGTGAGTTGGTGGCTCGAATCGGTGCTGTGCAGCGCCGTTCGGTCCCTTCTGGGGCCACCACGGTTGAGAACCAACGCCTAGGCAGTATAGAAATCGATCGGTCGGCCCGTCGGGTGTGGGTGAATGGTGCTGAGGTTGACCTAACGCCCAAAGAGTACGATTTATTAGCGTATTTGGCCTCTGAACCAGGCGTAGTTCGTACTCGCGAAGCCATTATCTCTAGCGTGTGGGATGAATTCTGGTGGGGGCCGACAAATACCCTTGATGTGCATATCGCGGCTCTGCGCCGCAAGCTTGGTCAGCATAACCTAATCGTTACTTTACGTGGTGTGGGTTACCGCTTGGATGTCGAAGGCGAATGA